In Sodalis ligni, a single genomic region encodes these proteins:
- a CDS encoding TetR/AcrR family transcriptional regulator, with the protein MTLKNTGGQPVRPGLREQKQRETRLRIANTGLKLFLANGYEGTTLDAIAEESGISRRTFFSYFKSKEDILLTWQEGAWDAMRAELLKVSPDETPLDAVRKTLITDVSRYESDQMIAIDRVMRASETLKVRKQAAYAAQENALYTTLCEVWRQPQRRQALRVVAMLSVGAMRLAIEAWANQRGERPVAEFLEEAFANVKAVVR; encoded by the coding sequence GTGACGTTGAAAAACACAGGAGGCCAGCCTGTGCGCCCAGGCCTGCGCGAACAAAAACAGCGTGAAACCCGATTACGCATCGCAAACACAGGCCTGAAGCTATTTCTGGCCAACGGCTACGAGGGGACGACGCTCGATGCCATTGCCGAGGAGTCCGGCATCTCGCGCCGCACGTTCTTCTCCTATTTCAAGTCGAAGGAGGACATCTTGCTGACGTGGCAGGAAGGCGCATGGGATGCAATGCGAGCGGAACTGCTGAAAGTCTCACCTGACGAAACACCGTTGGATGCCGTGCGCAAAACGCTGATAACCGATGTCTCGCGCTACGAATCAGATCAAATGATCGCCATCGATCGGGTGATGCGCGCGAGCGAAACACTCAAGGTCCGTAAACAAGCTGCCTACGCGGCGCAGGAAAATGCGCTCTATACCACGCTGTGCGAGGTCTGGCGACAACCGCAACGCCGCCAGGCGCTGCGCGTCGTCGCAATGTTATCCGTCGGTGCTATGCGGCTGGCCATTGAGGCTTGGGCAAATCAGCGCGGCGAGCGGCCGGTGGCGGAATTTCTCGAGGAAGCTTTCGCGAATGTGAAGGCGGTGGTGAGATAA
- a CDS encoding CocE/NonD family hydrolase, translated as MTIMTRLAGRLWRLPPAENAVRVERDIAVTARDGVALMTDVYHPIGIDRPPIVLLRSPYGRKNIVGLCARLFAERGYTAVVQSVRGTFGSGGRFHPFFQERDDGLDAVGWIERQPWYGGRLGLWGASYMGQVHWAMAAELGERVAAIAIVRSTSDFAAAIWGGDGLRLEDFLSWICLLEAQEKSNAIVQALRRRFFGDAHARHYAALPLETLDEQVSGAAIDCWREWMAHDHPADPFWQPIRDRRTLARVTAPYQWWRVGPIFYWPSASRLCRAAGLRQNGKAYRGSVDAHLSQKPGRRDGRCI; from the coding sequence ATGACGATAATGACGCGCCTCGCCGGGCGCCTGTGGCGGCTGCCGCCGGCGGAAAACGCCGTGCGTGTGGAGCGGGACATTGCCGTGACCGCGCGGGACGGTGTCGCGCTGATGACCGATGTCTATCATCCGATCGGTATCGATCGGCCACCCATCGTGCTGCTGCGTTCACCCTACGGGCGCAAAAACATCGTCGGTTTGTGCGCGCGTCTTTTTGCCGAACGCGGCTACACGGCGGTGGTCCAGAGCGTGCGCGGTACATTCGGCTCAGGCGGGCGTTTCCATCCGTTCTTCCAGGAGCGTGACGACGGGCTGGACGCCGTCGGCTGGATCGAGCGCCAGCCGTGGTACGGCGGCCGCTTGGGGCTTTGGGGGGCGAGCTATATGGGTCAGGTGCACTGGGCCATGGCCGCCGAACTGGGGGAACGGGTCGCCGCCATCGCCATCGTGCGCAGTACGTCGGATTTCGCCGCCGCCATCTGGGGCGGCGACGGCCTGCGGCTGGAGGATTTCCTTAGCTGGATCTGCCTGTTGGAGGCCCAGGAGAAGAGCAACGCTATCGTCCAGGCCCTCAGGCGCCGTTTTTTCGGCGATGCTCATGCCCGGCATTATGCCGCCTTGCCGCTTGAGACGTTGGATGAGCAGGTGTCCGGCGCCGCCATTGACTGCTGGCGGGAGTGGATGGCCCATGACCATCCCGCCGATCCGTTCTGGCAGCCGATCCGCGACCGCCGTACGCTTGCGCGGGTGACCGCCCCGTATCAATGGTGGCGGGTTGGTCCGATCTTTTATTGGCCATCAGCTTCACGACTATGCCGAGCTGCAGGCCTGCGGCAAAACGGTAAGGCTTACCGTGGATCCGTGGACGCACACCTCTCTCAAAAGCCTGGCCGGCGCGATGGCCGATGCATTTGA
- a CDS encoding helix-turn-helix domain-containing protein: MKRSDPTRVLLGRHVKKLRLQAGLSQEAFADLCGLDRTYISGIERGVRNPTLEVLAIIAAALHIDLITLFNFDGCD, translated from the coding sequence ATGAAAAGATCTGACCCAACAAGAGTCCTGCTAGGACGACATGTCAAAAAACTCAGATTACAAGCTGGTCTGTCTCAGGAAGCCTTTGCGGATCTATGCGGGCTCGATCGCACCTACATCAGCGGTATTGAACGCGGTGTAAGAAACCCCACGCTGGAAGTCCTCGCTATCATTGCTGCCGCATTACATATCGATTTGATTACGCTGTTCAATTTTGATGGTTGCGACTGA
- a CDS encoding MATE family efflux transporter, with product MLANLSVPLLSAVDTAVAGHLPDQAALGGVALGGLVFNAMIWGLSFLRMATTGLVGQSVGAGDDTEARIVQVRALLLAVLLGLVILAVQRPLLTGALHLLGGGAEVQRAARIYCDARIWSAPAALGNTVVLGYLIGRQRARLGFVLQLVLNFLNMGFAIGLVYGAHLSVGGIGAATALADGIGLVLGLLVLKRLSPRGLPRLVQAALWAREPLLRLFGINRDIFLRTICIIGVTALFARLGAGLGDKVLAGNAVLLNFQTFTAFGLDGFAYAAEALVGLAVGARDRASLRAASRISMLWAAIGALGFSLAYVAVGPMMIDGLTNQEPVRAVAKAYLPWVIALPVASVWGFQFDGIFIGATRARELRNSMILSLAVFLAAAWLLIPVAHNNGLWGAFLLFMVARGICLAWLYPRIGADWDDRAPPPLHVD from the coding sequence ATGCTGGCTAATCTGTCGGTGCCGCTGCTGTCCGCGGTGGACACTGCCGTCGCCGGTCATCTCCCCGACCAGGCGGCGCTTGGCGGCGTAGCGCTGGGGGGGCTGGTCTTTAATGCCATGATCTGGGGCCTGAGCTTTCTGCGCATGGCGACCACCGGGCTGGTCGGCCAGTCGGTAGGCGCCGGAGACGATACTGAGGCCCGGATCGTGCAAGTACGGGCGCTGTTGCTGGCGGTGTTGCTGGGCCTCGTCATCCTGGCGGTGCAGCGGCCGCTGCTCACGGGCGCGCTCCACCTGCTCGGCGGTGGTGCCGAGGTGCAGCGTGCGGCGCGCATCTACTGCGACGCACGCATCTGGTCGGCTCCGGCGGCGCTCGGCAATACGGTCGTGCTGGGCTACCTGATCGGTCGCCAGCGAGCCAGGCTGGGATTCGTCCTGCAACTGGTGCTGAACTTCCTCAACATGGGCTTTGCCATCGGCCTGGTCTATGGCGCACACCTCAGTGTCGGCGGCATCGGGGCGGCGACGGCGCTCGCCGACGGCATAGGACTGGTCCTGGGCCTCCTTGTGCTCAAGCGCCTCAGCCCGCGCGGGCTACCGCGGCTCGTTCAGGCGGCGCTCTGGGCGCGAGAACCCCTGCTCAGGCTGTTCGGCATCAACCGTGACATTTTCCTGCGCACCATCTGCATCATCGGCGTCACCGCGCTTTTCGCGCGCCTCGGCGCCGGGCTCGGCGACAAAGTGCTGGCCGGCAATGCCGTGCTGCTTAACTTCCAGACTTTCACCGCCTTCGGGCTCGACGGCTTCGCCTATGCGGCGGAGGCGCTGGTGGGACTCGCGGTCGGTGCCCGCGACCGGGCGTCGCTTAGGGCGGCGAGCCGCATTTCCATGTTGTGGGCCGCGATTGGGGCGCTCGGATTTTCGCTCGCCTATGTCGCGGTCGGACCGATGATGATTGACGGGCTGACCAACCAAGAGCCGGTGCGCGCCGTGGCCAAGGCCTACCTACCCTGGGTGATCGCGCTGCCGGTCGCTTCGGTCTGGGGCTTCCAGTTTGACGGCATCTTTATCGGCGCCACGCGCGCGCGCGAACTGCGCAACAGCATGATTCTGTCGCTCGCCGTGTTCCTGGCCGCGGCTTGGCTCCTGATCCCGGTCGCGCACAATAATGGGCTTTGGGGCGCTTTCCTGTTGTTCATGGTGGCGCGCGGCATCTGCCTTGCCTGGTTATATCCGCGCATCGGCGCCGATTGGGATGACCGGGCGCCGCCGCCGCTCCACGTCGATTAG
- a CDS encoding type IV toxin-antitoxin system AbiEi family antitoxin has translation MSSKINWLLQNTAPGSLVAQSWLTSHNISPSLAHRYEQSNWLHKLRAGIYARTGREPDWHDAVLCLQNQLSVPVHLAGLTSLTYQGRAHYLQLTRKSVWLYVEDKAALPKWFKEFPGVDWLFCSHHKLSPLDEKYLTDIEIKGDTLKASVPELAAYELVNAVPAEIAFEHAAELFQGLVNLNPRKVEKLLNASGAVQTNRLYLFLADYSAHAWAKRIDKTNIDLGSGKRQVVSGGKLDKQYQITVPEKYINGESSHG, from the coding sequence ATGTCGTCAAAAATAAACTGGCTTTTACAAAACACAGCTCCTGGTTCTCTGGTGGCGCAGTCTTGGCTGACTAGCCATAATATCAGTCCTTCTTTGGCGCACAGGTATGAGCAGAGCAACTGGCTGCATAAATTGCGTGCGGGAATATACGCTCGCACCGGTCGTGAGCCTGATTGGCATGATGCGGTGTTATGCCTGCAAAACCAGTTATCTGTGCCGGTTCATCTGGCAGGACTTACCAGCTTGACCTACCAGGGCCGCGCTCATTATCTCCAGCTAACCCGCAAGAGCGTCTGGCTGTATGTAGAAGACAAAGCGGCGTTGCCAAAGTGGTTTAAAGAATTTCCCGGCGTTGACTGGCTTTTTTGTTCTCATCATAAGCTATCCCCCCTTGACGAGAAGTATCTGACGGATATCGAGATAAAAGGAGATACGTTAAAAGCCAGTGTGCCTGAGTTAGCGGCCTACGAACTGGTTAATGCGGTGCCGGCGGAGATTGCTTTTGAGCATGCGGCCGAGCTGTTTCAGGGATTGGTTAACCTGAATCCGCGTAAAGTGGAGAAGTTACTTAACGCCAGCGGTGCGGTGCAAACGAACCGCTTATATCTATTTTTAGCCGACTATTCTGCCCATGCCTGGGCTAAACGGATCGATAAAACCAATATCGACCTAGGGTCAGGAAAACGGCAGGTGGTATCAGGCGGTAAACTGGATAAACAATACCAGATCACCGTACCTGAAAAATATATCAACGGAGAATCATCGCATGGATAA
- a CDS encoding helix-turn-helix domain-containing protein, with product MNDQDWHPADIVAGIKKKGTTMAAISRSAGLASSTLANTLTRHWPKGERLIAGVIGKRPEEIWPSRYCRHR from the coding sequence ATGAACGACCAAGACTGGCACCCAGCTGATATTGTTGCAGGAATAAAGAAGAAAGGGACGACGATGGCTGCGATTTCGCGCTCGGCGGGGCTGGCTTCGTCTACGCTGGCGAATACGTTGACCAGACACTGGCCAAAGGGGGAACGCCTTATTGCAGGTGTGATAGGCAAACGACCGGAAGAGATCTGGCCTTCCCGCTATTGTCGGCATCGCTGA
- a CDS encoding zinc-dependent alcohol dehydrogenase family protein, whose product MPTTAKIVRFHKTGGAEVLQFDELPLPEPGQNEVRLRVKALGLNRAEVMYRSGQYMETPILPSKNGYEASGIIEAVGPGVDSSWIGKTVSTVPGTCSLNGYGVYGEVAVVPFRSIAVYPATLSYEEGASIWMQYLTAYGALIWLGRVSKGDFVIITAASSSVGVAAIQMVKAQGGTSIAVTRTAAKKARLLELGADHVIITDEEDLAGRVNEIAGGKGARVSFDPIGGKMLASLAEAAAHKGLIVEYGALASEQTLYPLSTALAKYLTVRAYVVVELAQHKDLQEAKQYIFDHLSSGAFKPLIDRTFRFDEIVEAHRYMEANNQVGKIVVTV is encoded by the coding sequence ATGCCTACTACTGCCAAGATCGTTCGATTTCACAAGACCGGAGGCGCTGAAGTCCTGCAGTTTGACGAGCTCCCCCTGCCTGAACCCGGTCAAAACGAAGTGCGTCTGCGAGTTAAAGCGCTTGGACTGAATCGCGCGGAGGTCATGTACCGATCCGGGCAATATATGGAAACGCCGATTCTTCCTTCCAAAAACGGCTACGAGGCTTCCGGCATCATTGAAGCCGTGGGACCAGGCGTCGATTCGAGCTGGATAGGTAAAACCGTCAGCACTGTCCCGGGAACCTGCAGCCTGAACGGATATGGCGTCTATGGCGAAGTTGCCGTCGTTCCCTTTCGTTCAATTGCTGTCTACCCGGCCACGCTCTCGTACGAAGAAGGAGCATCCATCTGGATGCAGTATTTAACTGCGTATGGTGCGCTTATCTGGCTAGGCCGGGTAAGTAAAGGGGACTTTGTCATCATCACCGCAGCCAGCAGCAGCGTAGGGGTGGCCGCCATCCAGATGGTTAAAGCGCAGGGCGGCACCAGCATCGCCGTCACCCGTACTGCAGCCAAGAAAGCCCGGCTCCTCGAACTGGGCGCCGATCACGTCATTATAACTGATGAAGAAGACCTGGCCGGTAGAGTCAATGAAATCGCCGGCGGCAAAGGCGCACGCGTCAGCTTCGATCCCATCGGAGGCAAGATGCTGGCGTCGCTCGCCGAGGCCGCAGCCCATAAGGGACTCATCGTCGAATACGGGGCGCTGGCATCTGAGCAAACCCTTTATCCGCTGTCCACGGCCCTTGCCAAGTACCTTACCGTCCGGGCCTATGTGGTTGTGGAACTGGCGCAGCATAAAGATCTTCAAGAAGCGAAGCAGTATATTTTCGATCATCTTTCATCCGGCGCTTTCAAGCCCCTTATCGATAGGACGTTTCGCTTTGATGAAATCGTTGAAGCCCATCGCTATATGGAAGCGAACAATCAAGTGGGTAAGATCGTCGTCACAGTCTGA
- a CDS encoding SDR family oxidoreductase, translated as MSNWTASDIPSQHGRTAIITGAGGLGFEDALALARAGADVIIAGRNLSKGRDAVERIRQAVSDATVRFEELDLASLKSVAAFGSRLRSTLGSVDILINNAGVMTPPQRRVTEDNIELQFGTNYLGHFALTAHLLPLLRKGKSPRVVTLSSIAARDGAINFDDLQAERDYKPMRIYSQSKLACLMFALELQRQSDSAGWGIASIPAHPGISRTDLLPNGAGANSVFGLMRKYLWFMFQPAAQGALPTLYAATAPAAKGGVYYGPDKMNEMRGFPAVAKIPRQALDVETAARLWKVSEELTGVVFE; from the coding sequence ATGAGCAACTGGACTGCATCGGATATTCCTTCTCAGCATGGCCGCACGGCAATCATCACCGGTGCCGGGGGCCTCGGCTTCGAAGACGCTCTTGCGCTTGCTCGCGCCGGTGCGGATGTCATTATCGCCGGTCGCAATCTTTCCAAAGGCAGGGACGCGGTTGAGCGTATTCGCCAGGCTGTGTCCGACGCCACCGTGCGCTTTGAAGAACTTGATCTGGCCAGCCTCAAGTCGGTGGCCGCCTTTGGTTCGCGTCTGCGCTCCACCCTTGGCAGCGTGGACATCCTTATCAACAATGCAGGCGTCATGACCCCGCCGCAGCGCAGGGTCACCGAGGATAATATCGAATTGCAATTCGGCACCAATTATCTCGGTCATTTTGCGCTGACCGCGCACTTGCTGCCTCTATTGCGCAAAGGAAAAAGCCCGCGCGTCGTGACGCTCTCGAGCATCGCCGCGCGCGATGGCGCGATCAATTTCGACGACCTGCAGGCCGAGCGGGACTACAAGCCTATGCGGATCTACAGCCAGTCCAAGCTTGCCTGCCTCATGTTTGCCCTGGAACTCCAGCGGCAGAGTGATTCGGCCGGCTGGGGCATCGCCAGCATCCCCGCGCACCCTGGCATCTCGCGCACGGATCTGCTTCCCAATGGGGCCGGGGCGAACAGCGTCTTCGGCCTGATGCGCAAGTACCTGTGGTTCATGTTCCAGCCTGCGGCCCAAGGCGCGCTGCCGACGCTTTATGCGGCTACGGCGCCCGCCGCCAAGGGCGGCGTGTACTACGGACCGGACAAGATGAATGAAATGCGCGGATTTCCGGCGGTAGCGAAGATTCCGCGTCAGGCGCTGGACGTCGAGACCGCAGCACGCTTGTGGAAAGTTTCCGAGGAGTTGACCGGCGTCGTGTTTGAATGA
- a CDS encoding Fic family protein yields MQVGLKVLERLYGIMLAQPLRVESTIGTGRVHQDEGGLIKNQYPASYRPADDFAGHFEFGLKYEEIHLEFFARLFAAIGPEPIAAWCRREPFGQYARRAGFLYEWLTGTRLDVPDLTNGKYIDAISGQDYLTRVEPLRERRWRINNNLPGTAAFCPLIRRTTALQNALDFDLAAALAEFDKAFGADMLMRTAGWLTFNESRASFLIEKESGQTDRIQRFAHVIEQYCGRIEDPLGSDSLYTLQAGILGRDAVGLGLRRSPVFVGQSTLRQNIVHYIAPHFEEAGVMREGLKAFEVATRGAEPVVRAGALAFAFVYIHPMRDGNGRIHRFLINDTLVRDRAVPDGIILPVSATIISSPHFRAAYNRTLEVFSRPFMRRYATAYRFGEVVAYDDGSRSNFIFDDYDDACFAWRYPDLTEHVLFTARVIEHTVKYEMADEARELATFQLAQESLKDVIEMPTQDANRIIRSIKQNGWHVSGKLKAEYPRLEDELTAQHVVEAVRSAFEDNKLMSAGQNDGENSGANQ; encoded by the coding sequence ATGCAGGTTGGCTTAAAGGTATTAGAACGCCTTTACGGCATCATGTTGGCGCAGCCGCTGCGTGTCGAGTCAACTATTGGCACGGGGCGCGTCCATCAGGATGAGGGCGGACTGATAAAAAATCAGTATCCGGCCAGCTACCGGCCGGCGGATGACTTCGCGGGGCATTTCGAATTCGGGCTCAAATACGAAGAGATCCATTTGGAGTTCTTTGCCCGCCTGTTTGCCGCCATCGGCCCCGAGCCTATCGCGGCATGGTGCCGACGCGAGCCTTTCGGCCAGTACGCGCGCCGTGCGGGTTTTCTGTACGAGTGGCTGACCGGAACGCGGCTGGATGTGCCGGACCTGACCAACGGCAAATATATCGATGCCATCTCCGGTCAGGACTATCTCACCAGGGTCGAACCGCTGCGCGAGCGGCGCTGGCGAATCAATAATAATCTGCCGGGGACAGCTGCGTTCTGCCCTTTGATTCGTCGTACTACAGCGCTCCAAAATGCGTTGGATTTTGATCTCGCTGCTGCGCTGGCTGAATTTGACAAAGCATTTGGCGCCGATATGTTGATGCGTACCGCCGGCTGGCTGACGTTTAATGAGTCTCGTGCAAGCTTTTTGATCGAAAAGGAGTCTGGCCAGACCGATCGGATCCAGCGGTTCGCTCATGTTATTGAACAGTATTGCGGCCGCATTGAAGACCCGCTGGGTAGCGACAGTTTATATACCTTGCAAGCCGGCATTTTGGGTCGAGATGCCGTGGGGCTGGGCCTGCGTCGCTCGCCGGTTTTTGTCGGGCAGTCCACCCTGCGTCAAAACATTGTCCACTATATTGCTCCCCACTTCGAGGAAGCGGGGGTCATGCGGGAGGGCCTCAAAGCATTTGAAGTTGCGACCCGAGGGGCCGAGCCTGTGGTGCGTGCCGGGGCGTTGGCCTTTGCTTTTGTCTATATCCATCCAATGAGAGACGGCAATGGCCGGATCCACCGTTTTCTGATAAATGACACCTTGGTACGCGACAGGGCGGTCCCTGACGGCATCATTCTGCCTGTATCGGCCACTATCATTAGTTCTCCCCATTTCCGCGCGGCTTACAATCGTACGCTCGAGGTGTTTTCCCGCCCGTTTATGCGGCGCTATGCAACGGCTTACCGGTTTGGTGAAGTGGTGGCATATGACGATGGTAGCCGCAGCAACTTTATTTTTGATGACTATGATGACGCTTGTTTTGCCTGGCGCTATCCGGATCTGACCGAACATGTGCTGTTCACCGCGCGGGTGATTGAGCATACGGTAAAATATGAGATGGCAGACGAGGCCAGGGAATTGGCCACCTTTCAGCTCGCGCAGGAAAGCCTTAAGGATGTCATTGAAATGCCAACCCAAGACGCGAACAGGATTATCCGTTCTATCAAACAAAACGGCTGGCACGTATCCGGTAAATTGAAAGCGGAGTATCCGCGATTGGAGGATGAGCTCACGGCGCAGCATGTCGTGGAGGCTGTGCGGTCTGCATTTGAGGACAATAAGCTCATGTCCGCCGGGCAGAATGATGGTGAAAACAGTGGCGCGAATCAATGA
- the istA gene encoding IS21 family transposase translates to MLSREDHLMIKQMRIHGAYIIDIARQIGCSERTVRRHLSEPERPRRTSSRRRMSKLEPYMAFIDMRLSEHVWNAQVIFQEIKAQGYGGGTTVLREYIQPKRRLRHGRETVRFETQPGYQLQHDWGEVEAEVAGLPCKINFAVNTLGYSRRFHVFAAPCQDAEHTYESLVQAFGYFGGCVKTVLVDNQKAAVLKHDNTGEVIFNAGFQSLAKHYGFIPRACRPHRPRTKGKVERMVGYVKHNFFVHYRRFDSFAHVNQLLTQWLAQEADQRDLRQFHQTPAERFEAEKTALQPLPAGPFDTSYHDIRQAAWDGYIDVRGNRYSLPEAWCGRQVTVRITLDDELRVYGNDELIARHPLSPATAGWQTVPEHHQALWQRTCQVEQRPLDAYEGLQ, encoded by the coding sequence ATGTTAAGCAGAGAGGACCACCTAATGATAAAACAAATGCGCATTCATGGCGCTTATATTATCGACATTGCCCGTCAGATTGGCTGCTCAGAACGCACGGTCAGGCGGCACCTGTCCGAGCCTGAACGTCCTCGCCGGACGTCTTCACGACGGCGTATGAGCAAACTTGAACCTTACATGGCTTTTATCGATATGCGCCTGAGTGAACATGTCTGGAACGCGCAAGTGATTTTCCAGGAAATCAAGGCGCAAGGCTATGGTGGCGGGACCACCGTGCTGCGGGAATATATCCAGCCCAAACGCCGACTCCGGCATGGTCGTGAAACCGTCCGCTTCGAAACGCAGCCCGGTTATCAGTTGCAGCACGACTGGGGTGAAGTGGAAGCAGAAGTGGCGGGCCTGCCATGTAAAATCAACTTCGCCGTCAATACGCTGGGCTACTCGCGCCGCTTTCATGTCTTCGCCGCGCCCTGCCAGGATGCGGAGCACACTTACGAATCGCTGGTGCAGGCGTTCGGTTACTTCGGCGGCTGCGTGAAAACCGTGCTGGTTGATAACCAGAAGGCGGCGGTGCTCAAACACGATAATACCGGCGAGGTTATCTTCAACGCCGGCTTCCAGTCGCTGGCGAAGCACTACGGCTTTATCCCCCGCGCCTGCCGGCCTCACCGGCCCAGGACCAAAGGGAAAGTGGAGCGCATGGTGGGTTATGTGAAACACAACTTCTTCGTTCACTATCGCCGGTTCGACAGTTTTGCGCACGTCAATCAGCTCCTGACCCAGTGGCTGGCGCAAGAGGCCGATCAACGCGACCTGCGCCAGTTCCATCAGACACCGGCAGAACGGTTCGAGGCGGAAAAAACCGCCCTGCAACCGTTGCCCGCCGGTCCGTTCGATACGAGTTATCACGATATCCGCCAAGCGGCCTGGGATGGCTACATCGACGTGCGGGGCAACCGCTACAGCCTGCCCGAAGCCTGGTGCGGGCGCCAGGTTACGGTACGCATTACCCTGGACGACGAGTTACGCGTCTACGGCAATGACGAGCTTATCGCCCGCCATCCGTTGTCACCGGCCACCGCCGGATGGCAGACGGTGCCGGAACATCACCAGGCGCTGTGGCAGCGGACCTGCCAGGTAGAGCAACGACCGCTGGATGCCTATGAGGGACTACAGTGA
- a CDS encoding helix-turn-helix domain-containing protein: MLNGMEKSKDITALFGQRIKALRLQAGLSQEAFADKCGLDRTYISGIERGVRNPTLEGIVVIAGGLGIELVTLFDY; this comes from the coding sequence ATGCTTAACGGCATGGAAAAATCTAAAGACATTACTGCCCTCTTCGGGCAACGTATTAAAGCACTTCGCTTGCAGGCGGGACTTTCGCAGGAAGCCTTCGCCGACAAGTGCGGGCTTGATCGCACTTATATCAGCGGGATTGAGCGGGGTGTGAGAAACCCGACGCTGGAGGGGATAGTTGTGATTGCTGGCGGACTGGGTATTGAATTGGTAACGCTGTTCGATTACTGA
- a CDS encoding helix-turn-helix transcriptional regulator: MEYTFTLKYQLAAEDCETDAIVERLGEAGCDDALVGIGLPGRLALEFTREAGNAEAAVRSALTDVRRAVPSATLIEAAPDLVGLTDAAEIVGVSRQNMRKLMLAHPGNFPAPVHEGSASIWHLADILSWLQGRGNYRLAQDMLELAEVAMQVNVAKETRRLPPLTI, encoded by the coding sequence ATGGAATATACCTTTACCTTAAAATACCAGCTTGCCGCTGAAGACTGCGAAACGGATGCGATTGTCGAACGTCTGGGGGAAGCCGGTTGCGACGATGCTCTGGTGGGTATAGGGTTGCCGGGCAGGCTGGCGCTGGAATTCACACGAGAAGCCGGGAATGCCGAGGCCGCCGTACGCAGTGCGCTGACGGATGTTCGTCGCGCCGTACCCTCGGCGACGCTTATCGAAGCGGCGCCGGATCTGGTGGGACTGACAGATGCGGCGGAGATTGTAGGTGTGTCGAGGCAGAATATGCGCAAGCTGATGCTGGCCCATCCGGGTAATTTTCCGGCGCCGGTCCATGAAGGCAGCGCATCGATTTGGCACCTGGCGGATATTTTGTCTTGGTTGCAGGGCAGGGGAAACTACCGCTTGGCGCAAGATATGCTGGAACTGGCGGAGGTAGCGATGCAGGTCAATGTGGCAAAAGAAACTCGCCGATTGCCGCCCCTAACGATCTGA